A portion of the Acidisarcina polymorpha genome contains these proteins:
- a CDS encoding glycoside hydrolase domain-containing protein, giving the protein MRWRTNFLPVACLMLVVAQQTLAQRLPVDYVNTLIGTAPITDKEHLGRNPAPGEELYSGTVNPCAMVPDPAGYLCVGPVTGFDGGYHVRGSGYRFDDATIMGFTQMNGEYSDENRLLFMPTVGSVKTNPGSRTDPSSGYRSARDPQSEKASAGYYSVFLTTYGIKVELTATAHCAVHRYTFPDSRQANILIDLGNSRPAVSNASVSVVDTHTIEGFQTGGSSTVYFRAEFSRDFSSSGTWKNGILANNSSEVTGTPVGAYVTFNATAKEPILVKLGTSTISLADAAANLKKEIPRGTDFDATKEQARTLWSQILDRMIVTGGSEGDRTNFYTAVYRMAAGPKYSWFPFYDANGMLLARGDDWVSHRVASKKGFWGWHWGGGYWGSGNVSSLVGLYKMGLRDIDAKAAYQDLRNQAMSGGGAAGQAYRHYGYIPADSGVNDYVNRSIGLSVDDRALSELAKLTGNDTDSEFFLKRSQSYKGLYNTSLGFFAPRRADGAWILPLDPVEPHAEDIYREGNAWNYLWFNTADIPGLINLLGGPRQFAAKLDTFFAGTYNPKLPLRDLTE; this is encoded by the coding sequence CTGCCAGTTGCGTGTCTCATGCTAGTTGTTGCCCAGCAGACACTCGCACAGCGGCTGCCCGTAGACTATGTGAATACGCTCATCGGTACTGCCCCGATCACCGACAAGGAGCATCTGGGTCGTAATCCTGCACCGGGCGAGGAGCTATATTCCGGAACCGTGAACCCATGCGCCATGGTTCCGGATCCAGCGGGGTATCTTTGTGTTGGTCCAGTAACCGGTTTCGATGGCGGATATCACGTGCGCGGATCAGGCTACCGTTTTGATGACGCGACCATCATGGGCTTCACGCAAATGAACGGCGAGTACAGTGACGAAAACAGGCTGCTGTTCATGCCGACTGTCGGATCCGTAAAGACTAACCCTGGCAGCCGAACCGATCCGTCTTCGGGATATAGATCGGCCCGAGACCCGCAAAGTGAGAAAGCATCAGCAGGATACTATTCCGTATTCCTGACAACCTATGGCATAAAAGTTGAACTGACCGCAACGGCGCACTGTGCCGTTCACCGCTACACATTTCCTGATTCTCGGCAGGCCAATATTCTCATTGACCTGGGTAATTCACGTCCGGCAGTTTCAAATGCCTCTGTGTCTGTAGTAGACACGCACACAATCGAAGGCTTTCAAACAGGCGGAAGCAGTACCGTTTATTTTCGTGCGGAGTTCAGTAGGGACTTCTCGTCTTCGGGAACCTGGAAGAATGGCATCTTGGCCAACAATTCTTCTGAGGTGACTGGAACTCCGGTCGGAGCTTACGTCACCTTCAACGCCACGGCGAAGGAGCCGATTCTTGTCAAACTAGGCACGTCCACCATAAGCCTGGCCGATGCCGCGGCCAATCTGAAGAAGGAGATACCGCGCGGAACAGACTTCGATGCCACTAAAGAACAGGCCAGGACACTCTGGAGCCAGATCCTGGATCGGATGATAGTTACAGGAGGATCTGAGGGTGATCGAACGAATTTCTACACCGCAGTGTATCGCATGGCAGCGGGCCCCAAGTACTCCTGGTTCCCGTTCTACGATGCCAATGGAATGCTTCTCGCTCGAGGTGACGATTGGGTATCGCACCGGGTAGCAAGTAAGAAAGGATTTTGGGGATGGCACTGGGGCGGGGGATATTGGGGGTCAGGAAACGTATCGAGCCTAGTGGGTCTATACAAAATGGGACTTCGTGACATCGACGCAAAGGCTGCGTATCAGGACCTGCGCAATCAGGCGATGAGCGGAGGGGGTGCTGCAGGACAAGCTTATCGACACTACGGGTACATACCTGCCGACTCTGGGGTGAACGATTACGTCAATCGCTCTATAGGCCTATCTGTCGACGATCGCGCTCTCTCCGAGCTGGCTAAGCTGACTGGCAATGATACTGATTCTGAGTTCTTCCTTAAGCGTTCGCAAAGCTATAAAGGGCTCTACAACACATCGCTGGGGTTCTTCGCACCACGTCGTGCAGACGGGGCGTGGATCCTTCCACTAGATCCGGTGGAACCTCACGCGGAAGACATATATCGAGAGGGCAATGCGTGGAACTACCTGTGGTTCAACACGGCGGACATCCCCGGACTCATCAACTTGCTTGGTGGTCCTCGCCAATTCGCTGCAAAGCTGGACACATTCTTTGCCGGCACCTACAACCCTAAGCTGCCGCTGCGTGACCTGACAGAGTAA